A stretch of the Oceanispirochaeta sp. genome encodes the following:
- a CDS encoding nicotinate-nucleotide--dimethylbenzimidazole phosphoribosyltransferase produces GMVHEVDHPRIIQKSIAKGTANMRRTRAMTEEQVYQALELGFESASAEIVNSCDLLITGEMGVGNTTSASAIYSAVTGMNPELITGSGAGLPADRVKHKALIIKESLELHKPDPENPVDILSAVGGFELAAMCGVMLAGAVHRCAVVVDGFISGAAAVLAMKFDPAVRDFLIFSHQSGETGFSEVSRIFDIDPLVNLNMRLGEGTGAVMVLPLIENALACYYQMATFEEAGVTEVVNDP; encoded by the coding sequence CCGGGATGGTGCATGAGGTCGATCATCCACGGATTATACAGAAATCCATAGCAAAAGGGACTGCAAATATGCGCAGGACCAGGGCCATGACGGAAGAACAGGTCTATCAGGCACTTGAATTGGGTTTTGAAAGCGCTTCAGCTGAAATTGTTAATTCCTGTGACCTCCTGATCACAGGTGAAATGGGTGTGGGAAATACAACATCTGCCAGTGCCATATATTCTGCTGTTACCGGAATGAATCCGGAATTGATAACAGGATCCGGAGCAGGTCTTCCAGCAGATCGGGTAAAACATAAAGCCCTGATCATAAAAGAGAGCCTTGAGCTTCATAAACCAGATCCGGAAAATCCTGTAGATATTCTCTCCGCCGTCGGTGGATTTGAATTAGCGGCCATGTGTGGTGTCATGCTTGCCGGTGCTGTTCATCGCTGTGCTGTCGTTGTTGATGGTTTTATTTCAGGTGCTGCCGCTGTTCTGGCAATGAAATTTGATCCCGCAGTCCGGGATTTTCTGATATTCTCTCATCAATCCGGAGAAACAGGATTTTCTGAAGTCAGCCGAATCTTCGACATCGATCCTCTGGTCAATTTGAACATGAGACTCGGGGAAGGAACTGGAGCCGTCATGGTTCTCCCTCTCATTGAAAATGCCCTGGCATGTTATTACCAAATGGCCACCTTTGAGGAGGCTGGAGTGACCGAGGTTGTCAATGATCCGTAA